A stretch of the Archangium violaceum genome encodes the following:
- a CDS encoding YiiX/YebB-like N1pC/P60 family cysteine hydrolase has translation MRWRMLSVLPLLLLAHGAVAAPQPLEAKLRTGDLVFHTSRSRQSAAIQAATDSPLSHVGLVEVTPSGVFVVEAVQPVQRVPFAKWKARGMNGRILVLRPEQLAEEKREAAVAEARRHLGKPYDWRFGWGDEAMYCSELARKAYSAAAQVDYGKLERLGTLNVKKLGPAIRERYGGKVPLELELITPASLAADERLTVVHSDFPGVR, from the coding sequence GCCCACGGCGCGGTCGCCGCGCCACAGCCGCTCGAGGCGAAACTGAGGACGGGGGACCTCGTCTTCCACACCTCGCGCTCGCGGCAATCGGCGGCCATCCAGGCGGCGACGGACAGCCCCCTGTCACACGTGGGACTGGTGGAGGTGACGCCTTCGGGAGTGTTCGTGGTGGAGGCGGTTCAGCCGGTGCAGCGGGTGCCGTTCGCGAAGTGGAAGGCGCGCGGGATGAACGGGCGCATCCTGGTGCTGCGGCCCGAGCAGCTCGCCGAGGAGAAGCGGGAGGCGGCGGTGGCGGAGGCCCGGCGGCACCTGGGCAAGCCGTACGACTGGCGCTTCGGGTGGGGGGACGAGGCGATGTACTGCTCGGAGTTGGCGCGCAAGGCGTACTCGGCCGCCGCGCAGGTGGATTACGGCAAGCTGGAGCGCCTGGGCACACTGAACGTGAAGAAGCTGGGGCCCGCCATCCGGGAGCGCTACGGCGGGAAGGTGCCCCTGGAGCTGGAGCTCATCACCCCGGCGAGCCTGGCCGCGGACGAGCGCCTCACGGTGGTGCACTCGGACTTTCCGGGTGTCCGCTGA
- a CDS encoding MopE-related protein, producing the protein MFPRVPLLVGVLALLGTGCRNNDGAVKLTVSYEGFKPGCIRVAVKDARGEGEARTTELVGKGEATGGAVTVAAFREASWSNTLTLTAEAFEKACTGKGVVTSTETVTVDKGAVVNLELKLAADDKDQDGYVSEATGGSDCDDDSIEVNPSAQELCNNRDDNCDRKRDEGFEVGARCDAAGGCKGAWTCNTEGARTCEQRPDMWRPDEDKDGQGSKEGPGLSACNPPEGYVGNSDDCDDTNAQRYVGATELCNEVDDNCDGTADDGLRVGESCTGEGDCTGKRVCAPDGSVACDSPKPTTLYADNDQDSHGAPDAAVTNCGPTRPGYVAIADDCDDTLANVYTGATELCDALDNNCDGTKDEGLGLGESCGEELGCTGAKACAADGSVQCAYTTPPSTYYPDEDLDSHGKTDAGVLTCTPNTGYILQAGDCNDGNPFTHADARELCDQEDNNCDGTEDEGDVCPTGGGSWASYSTGNGDDWRSVAVWGNGGVWVTGGTNLLQVRKPGETTFVTPEGKCSGVWNAVWVDPRDGKALLGGDDAMLGSHLPGATSCDYNGAHATDTDVRGIIGVPVPGGDFDIHIIGKDKLYPYNGRAFRFVDFSTPLEAKAVEDQLWDAHGISREVLFAVGGQNRPEIDARIFRFNPSQNTWVDENVQSISGIADKRLLGVWVVNSQLAYAVGEGSSMLMWNGTSWNPHPAPASESLRSVLAFGKNSIYVTTSSGKLYRYNGSTWNEASGVSTGQPLNDLAGTSPEDIWVVGDKGKRFHWPQ; encoded by the coding sequence ATGTTCCCGCGTGTTCCGCTCCTCGTTGGCGTTCTGGCCCTCCTCGGCACCGGCTGCCGCAACAATGACGGGGCGGTGAAGCTCACCGTCTCCTACGAAGGCTTCAAGCCCGGCTGCATCCGGGTGGCGGTGAAGGATGCACGGGGCGAGGGCGAGGCGCGCACGACGGAGCTCGTGGGCAAGGGAGAGGCCACCGGAGGCGCGGTGACGGTGGCCGCCTTCCGCGAGGCCAGCTGGAGCAACACCCTGACCCTCACCGCCGAGGCCTTCGAGAAGGCGTGCACGGGCAAGGGGGTGGTCACCTCCACCGAGACGGTGACGGTGGACAAGGGCGCCGTGGTCAACCTCGAGCTGAAGCTGGCGGCCGACGACAAGGACCAGGACGGCTACGTGTCCGAAGCCACCGGGGGCAGCGACTGCGACGATGACAGCATCGAAGTGAATCCGAGCGCGCAAGAGCTCTGCAACAACCGGGATGACAACTGCGACCGCAAGAGGGACGAGGGCTTCGAGGTGGGTGCCCGGTGTGACGCGGCTGGTGGCTGCAAGGGCGCCTGGACCTGCAATACCGAGGGCGCGCGCACCTGCGAGCAGAGGCCAGACATGTGGCGCCCCGATGAGGACAAGGATGGTCAGGGCTCGAAGGAGGGCCCAGGCCTCTCGGCTTGCAATCCGCCCGAGGGCTACGTGGGTAACAGCGACGACTGCGACGACACCAACGCGCAGCGCTACGTGGGCGCCACCGAGCTGTGCAACGAGGTGGATGACAACTGCGACGGCACCGCGGACGACGGGCTGCGCGTGGGAGAGAGCTGCACGGGTGAAGGCGACTGCACGGGCAAGCGCGTCTGCGCCCCGGATGGAAGCGTGGCGTGCGACAGCCCCAAGCCCACCACGCTGTACGCGGACAACGACCAGGACAGCCACGGCGCGCCTGACGCGGCGGTGACGAACTGCGGGCCCACCCGCCCCGGCTACGTGGCCATCGCGGACGACTGCGACGACACCCTGGCCAACGTGTACACCGGCGCGACGGAGCTCTGCGACGCGCTGGACAACAACTGCGACGGCACGAAGGACGAGGGGCTTGGCCTGGGCGAAAGCTGCGGCGAGGAGCTGGGCTGCACGGGCGCCAAGGCCTGCGCGGCGGACGGCAGCGTCCAGTGCGCCTACACCACCCCGCCCTCGACCTACTACCCGGACGAGGACCTCGACTCCCATGGGAAGACGGACGCGGGCGTCCTGACCTGCACGCCGAACACCGGGTACATCCTCCAAGCCGGTGACTGCAACGACGGCAACCCCTTCACGCACGCGGACGCGCGCGAGCTGTGCGACCAGGAGGACAACAACTGCGACGGCACGGAGGACGAGGGCGACGTGTGTCCCACGGGCGGCGGGAGCTGGGCGAGTTATTCAACGGGAAACGGAGATGACTGGCGCTCCGTGGCCGTCTGGGGCAATGGGGGCGTGTGGGTCACCGGAGGCACCAACCTCCTGCAGGTGCGCAAACCCGGGGAAACGACCTTCGTGACCCCCGAGGGGAAGTGCTCGGGAGTGTGGAATGCCGTCTGGGTGGATCCGCGAGATGGCAAGGCCCTACTCGGAGGGGATGATGCCATGTTGGGCAGCCACCTGCCTGGCGCCACGAGCTGCGACTACAACGGGGCCCATGCCACGGACACGGATGTGAGGGGCATCATCGGAGTGCCCGTGCCCGGCGGCGACTTCGACATCCACATCATCGGCAAGGACAAGCTCTATCCCTACAATGGGCGCGCGTTTCGCTTCGTCGACTTCAGCACCCCCCTCGAGGCCAAGGCTGTAGAGGACCAACTCTGGGATGCGCATGGCATCTCACGGGAGGTGCTCTTCGCGGTGGGCGGCCAGAACAGGCCCGAAATCGATGCGCGCATCTTCCGCTTCAATCCGAGCCAGAACACCTGGGTCGACGAGAACGTCCAGAGCATCTCGGGCATCGCGGACAAACGCCTCCTCGGTGTCTGGGTCGTGAACTCGCAGCTGGCCTATGCCGTCGGAGAGGGTTCCTCCATGCTCATGTGGAACGGCACCTCGTGGAATCCACACCCGGCGCCTGCCTCGGAGAGCCTGCGCTCGGTGCTCGCTTTCGGAAAGAACTCCATCTACGTCACCACCAGCAGCGGAAAGCTCTACCGGTACAACGGCAGTACCTGGAACGAGGCGTCCGGCGTGAGCACCGGGCAACCCCTCAACGACCTCGCCGGCACCAGCCCGGAGGACATCTGGGTGGTGGGTGACAAGGGGAAACGCTTCCACTGGCCGCAGTGA
- a CDS encoding PQQ-like beta-propeller repeat protein, whose amino-acid sequence MMLRKVLGTVLLLGALSGCTQPLRVCETDSDCPEGGTCDQGTHLCFKIVCDTPCAPYEACVATNTCGPLYTDLMVKPGDGSVLKAGEVEVRAELSVRAGFTPNYPETLNFSVVRSDGGPSGTLVQVERNEGVYIARWTPPGDGVFRLTVAHPEAGGPSTTVNLAVDATPPTFLVTVPPADAGVPTERTTYTDPTSGFATAWRRDQVAPVEIRTNEPNLDPSTLTVVLQGTDGGTVPGGPVTAFAQSEPCDAGFCGVAQVKLWEPPFDTFRGTMTVEVSGADKVGNTGSSSHSFNVTRWKWVFDGAAGTIKSVPGIGATGTVYLGTNANTSGKVFALAPDGTLKWESEVGAVVGGPAVGASDGGTEPIYVGVNRNSTGFLSALQSGDGGTLLECSMPSNGAFEGGLALGKTSSAQLETAVSVYNGNSGVSVIAGIRPNASISCPVIERLSSGEPIPVLTAGTPIVMRDDNIFFSGDVSGQFKITSYAFGSPIPRSNWPVNPPTVPRSLALVGSDIMSVAAGSDSVSGGLFKISQAGAADVTRLYPAGSAWSSRVYGFAVGSADNVFFGAEPSGSIEFNRLNLTNGAVQTASISPAIRATPVVGVNGNVYTVTTNGTVRAWSADALSPRWTLASALGTVDASPTLDCPRDASGALVDGNHGVLYVPVGGKLHAFVVDSRGLDTSAPWPKYQHDSRNTGNPDTPISSCP is encoded by the coding sequence GTGATGCTGCGCAAGGTGCTCGGAACAGTGCTGCTGCTGGGGGCGCTCTCGGGATGCACCCAACCGCTTCGTGTGTGCGAGACGGACAGTGATTGTCCGGAAGGTGGCACGTGCGATCAGGGCACGCACCTGTGCTTCAAGATCGTATGCGATACGCCCTGTGCACCGTACGAAGCCTGTGTGGCCACGAACACGTGTGGACCTCTGTACACGGACCTGATGGTGAAGCCGGGTGATGGCTCGGTGTTGAAGGCGGGTGAGGTAGAGGTGCGCGCCGAATTGAGCGTGCGTGCCGGGTTCACGCCGAACTACCCGGAGACCTTGAACTTCAGCGTGGTGCGGAGTGACGGTGGACCGAGCGGGACGCTGGTCCAGGTCGAGAGGAACGAGGGAGTCTACATCGCTAGGTGGACACCGCCAGGGGACGGGGTTTTCCGCCTGACGGTGGCGCACCCGGAGGCTGGGGGCCCGAGCACCACGGTGAACCTGGCGGTGGATGCGACTCCGCCCACTTTCCTGGTCACGGTGCCTCCAGCGGACGCGGGCGTTCCAACAGAGAGGACAACGTACACGGATCCGACATCGGGCTTCGCGACCGCGTGGCGGCGCGATCAGGTGGCGCCAGTGGAGATTCGGACGAACGAGCCGAACCTGGACCCGAGCACCCTCACGGTCGTGTTGCAGGGCACGGACGGAGGGACGGTGCCTGGAGGTCCTGTCACCGCATTTGCGCAGAGCGAACCCTGTGACGCGGGCTTCTGTGGCGTGGCCCAGGTGAAGCTGTGGGAGCCACCGTTCGATACCTTCCGCGGCACGATGACGGTTGAAGTGAGCGGCGCGGACAAGGTGGGCAATACCGGCAGTAGTTCACATTCCTTCAATGTCACTCGTTGGAAGTGGGTGTTTGATGGAGCTGCGGGCACTATCAAGTCCGTTCCTGGCATCGGAGCGACGGGCACCGTCTACTTGGGTACCAATGCGAACACGAGCGGTAAAGTGTTCGCACTGGCTCCTGATGGCACACTGAAGTGGGAGTCGGAGGTGGGGGCGGTGGTTGGTGGTCCTGCCGTAGGTGCATCCGATGGTGGCACCGAGCCGATCTATGTGGGGGTAAATCGTAACAGCACTGGGTTTTTGTCTGCGCTCCAGAGTGGTGATGGTGGAACGCTGCTGGAGTGCTCCATGCCTTCGAATGGAGCCTTCGAAGGGGGATTGGCTCTTGGCAAGACGAGCTCGGCCCAACTCGAGACTGCGGTCAGTGTCTATAATGGTAACTCGGGAGTTTCTGTCATTGCTGGCATCAGGCCAAACGCTTCCATTTCTTGTCCTGTGATTGAGCGTCTTTCCAGTGGAGAGCCGATTCCGGTGCTGACCGCAGGGACTCCAATCGTGATGCGGGACGACAACATCTTTTTCTCTGGAGATGTGTCGGGCCAGTTCAAGATCACGAGCTATGCCTTTGGTTCCCCCATCCCTCGGAGCAACTGGCCAGTGAACCCTCCCACGGTACCGCGCAGCTTGGCTTTGGTTGGGTCCGATATCATGAGCGTGGCGGCTGGCTCTGACTCTGTTTCTGGTGGTCTATTCAAGATTTCTCAGGCCGGTGCGGCGGATGTCACGCGTCTTTATCCGGCGGGCTCAGCATGGTCCTCACGGGTTTACGGTTTCGCCGTAGGAAGTGCTGACAATGTCTTCTTCGGCGCAGAGCCGTCCGGAAGTATCGAGTTCAACCGGCTCAATCTGACCAATGGTGCGGTGCAGACCGCATCGATCAGCCCGGCGATTCGAGCCACCCCCGTTGTTGGTGTGAATGGGAACGTCTACACCGTCACGACCAACGGCACCGTCAGAGCCTGGAGCGCGGATGCGCTTTCTCCGCGCTGGACCCTTGCTTCTGCCCTGGGCACGGTGGACGCCTCTCCCACGCTCGATTGCCCGCGCGATGCCTCGGGTGCGTTGGTGGACGGCAATCACGGTGTGCTCTACGTACCAGTAGGCGGCAAGCTGCACGCCTTCGTCGTGGATAGTCGGGGGCTGGACACCTCGGCTCCGTGGCCCAAGTACCAGCACGACTCGCGCAACACCGGTAACCCGGACACCCCCATCTCCTCGTGCCCTTGA
- a CDS encoding methyltransferase domain-containing protein — translation MWDPQQYEHFRDARKRPFFELLARVPVSAPGFVADLGCGTGDLTLTLAERWPGAHVAGVDSSESMIAEALRRPAPERVRFELADLARWRPSSPLDVLVSNAALHWLPGHASLLSGLVGLLAPGGVLAFQVPANFEEPSHRRIDEVRALPRFAPSLTNVRRGHAEPLAFYEAHLARLGFSVDAWETAYLHVLPGEDAVLQWLLGTTLRPVLTALGPEEGQAFLDTLRPLLRQDYPAAAHGTPFLFRRRFVVAVRPSAP, via the coding sequence ATGTGGGATCCCCAGCAGTACGAGCACTTCCGAGACGCGCGCAAGCGCCCCTTCTTCGAGCTGCTCGCGCGGGTGCCGGTGTCCGCTCCCGGGTTCGTCGCCGACCTCGGCTGTGGCACGGGTGACCTCACCCTCACCCTCGCCGAGCGCTGGCCCGGAGCCCATGTCGCCGGTGTCGACTCGTCCGAGTCGATGATCGCCGAGGCCCTCCGCCGCCCCGCCCCCGAGCGAGTCCGCTTCGAGCTCGCCGACCTCGCACGCTGGCGGCCCTCCTCGCCGCTCGACGTGCTCGTCTCCAACGCCGCCCTGCACTGGCTGCCCGGCCATGCCTCCCTGCTCTCGGGGTTGGTGGGGCTGCTCGCTCCGGGCGGGGTGCTCGCCTTCCAGGTTCCCGCCAACTTCGAGGAGCCCTCGCACCGGCGCATCGACGAGGTGCGGGCGCTCCCCCGTTTCGCCCCCTCGCTCACCAACGTGCGCCGCGGGCATGCGGAGCCACTCGCCTTCTACGAGGCCCACCTCGCGCGGCTCGGCTTCTCCGTGGATGCCTGGGAGACGGCCTACCTCCACGTGCTCCCAGGTGAGGACGCCGTGCTGCAGTGGCTGCTCGGCACCACGCTGCGGCCGGTGCTCACGGCGCTCGGCCCCGAGGAGGGCCAGGCCTTCCTCGATACCCTGCGGCCTCTCCTGCGTCAGGACTACCCGGCGGCCGCGCATGGCACGCCCTTCCTGTTCCGCCGGCGCTTCGTCGTGGCCGTGCGCCCCTCCGCTCCCTGA